From a single Gimesia fumaroli genomic region:
- a CDS encoding DUF1559 domain-containing protein — MKRLATKRGFTLIELLVVIAIIAILIALLLPAVQQAREAARRSTCKNNLKQIGLALHNYHETHRTFPFGANHIGSGDFRDVSPEPTLALNHTGWLMLLPFMDQAPLYNQFNLNIATNGHFGPPSSTVSNMITGVVGGWPNANSALVQTNLPVLLCPSDDGESPDVVNGSIDYYTANHARTNYLFCAGGHGVGWTGGRLWSIYQTSASNLPDGRTGIRYRGMFGYNGAAKIKDIKDGTSSTIAVCEGAINGRTSDNYTPIWAGYRRYGTFAVNHPNLDANHINNARYHINGAVHVPGMTSSGSTADRRHHVCVASSVHEGGIHVLMGDGSVRFLSENMDKNTYALLTRINDGEVLGEY, encoded by the coding sequence ATGAAACGGCTCGCAACAAAACGGGGTTTCACCCTGATCGAACTCTTGGTAGTCATCGCGATCATCGCGATTTTGATTGCCTTGCTATTACCAGCAGTGCAGCAGGCACGTGAAGCTGCTCGCAGATCGACGTGCAAAAACAATTTGAAACAAATTGGCCTGGCACTTCACAACTACCATGAAACTCACCGTACATTTCCCTTCGGCGCGAATCATATTGGAAGCGGTGATTTTCGTGATGTTTCCCCCGAACCAACACTCGCTTTAAACCACACGGGATGGTTAATGCTACTGCCTTTCATGGACCAGGCACCACTTTATAATCAGTTCAATTTGAATATCGCCACGAACGGCCATTTTGGCCCCCCTTCAAGTACGGTATCCAATATGATTACTGGAGTCGTGGGTGGCTGGCCGAATGCGAATAGTGCTCTCGTCCAAACAAACCTGCCTGTGTTACTTTGCCCATCAGATGATGGTGAATCACCTGATGTCGTCAACGGTAGTATTGACTATTATACAGCCAATCATGCTAGAACCAATTACCTGTTCTGCGCCGGTGGACATGGTGTTGGATGGACTGGCGGAAGACTCTGGTCGATCTATCAAACCAGTGCCAGTAATTTGCCTGATGGCCGGACCGGTATTCGCTACCGAGGTATGTTTGGTTACAACGGAGCTGCCAAGATTAAAGATATCAAAGATGGAACCAGCTCCACAATCGCCGTCTGTGAAGGGGCCATCAATGGTCGTACCAGTGATAATTATACTCCGATTTGGGCCGGGTATCGTCGCTACGGTACCTTCGCTGTCAATCACCCCAACCTTGATGCAAATCACATCAATAATGCACGGTATCACATCAATGGGGCCGTGCATGTTCCGGGAATGACCAGTTCCGGATCCACTGCAGACAGACGACATCATGTGTGCGTTGCCTCCAGTGTTCACGAAGGGGGAATTCATGTTCTGATGGGTGATGGGTCAGTACGTTTCCTCAGCGAAAACATGGATAAGAATACTTACGCTTTACTGACGCGTATCAACGACGGCGAAGTCTTAGGCGAGTATTAA